The Vespa velutina chromosome 2, iVesVel2.1, whole genome shotgun sequence sequence TGCTTGTACCGCAAGGTAGACGATCGTGTGTCCTTGCTATCATCATTACAGAGCGAAGATTTCATTTCTACCGTTACTTAATATATAACTCTTATTCGAGAACCGGACGTATTACCACTAGGATtgaattttacgatataaagTTGATTCAAAAATCAACATACTTCGACTTTTTCGTTTCCCTCTACGTAGTGAACTTTCTTGCAAATATTCGATCATCGTTCATCTAActgtttttataaatcaaaaattctAGATATTTACGCAAACTTTTCTATTGGTTATTCAATTTTGACATGATACTATTGACAAAGTTTATCTATAGactttgtttttatatctctGAGTCATTGTGCAAAAAGCCAATGAACATGAACCGTAGTGCTGCTGTGCACACGTAAGAATGACTAGCGCATGATCGCGCGAAAACTCGTCGCGTGAGCTTGTAAAAGATAAGCCGCGACCGCAACAGGTTTGGGTTCAGAAAACTTGCCCCTTGATTAACGCGCCCACGCATTGCATGCTTATTCTAAGAGAGAAGGGGGACTTTGTATAAGATCTATTACTATGTCGTACTATCTTCGCGTGaatgtctttcctttttctagaTTTTTATGAGCGTAAACGTTAATGcatcaaagatttattttatcgattggaTTCGTTACAACTTGACTCCTAATTAAATATCGTAAACTTGGAGGCCTTGATGATCCTATTTTATAGGACACAGGAGGTATGTgtagttatatgtatatatacaactaATGATCGTGTTAAAGACCATTCGTATTACGTTGGTGATGATTCGATAAGCTTGCTTCGTTATTCCTACAATTATAATTGGCAAAATGACGATTAGTTTCGATTTCCTtgataattctctctctcacacacacacatttatgtttatacatCCTTTTAGATCCTCTCATATCATACCAGcgaactttttccttttcaataaGGTTTAaccatttattatttcaaataaaatctatCACGCGTGCATTACTTGATCGAATAATAAGTTTAATCTGGATAAAATACCGGATATGCCTTTACGACGAaaactcttcttttctcattgCGTGCAAGAGATAGTAGTTTGCAATACGCAACAGGTACGCTTTCGGAGAACTTGCTAGCTCGATTTAATGCGCATGTGCGTGCAACGAATTCTGGGACAAATGTAGTACATATTACACATCGACCCATAGGATGCCATgcaatctatataatattttcatcgagCGATCTGGTCTTCATTTATGTTATACCGATCGTTGcctaatatttttctcctgttaaaaaaatatccataaatgaaattacattatattatatatactatattttgtacgattgtttttaattgctctgaaatgatttattatatcatgtatgtacatttggAAAGCCTATTTCGTGTGTCCTAATAGAAAATCTTGAATTGCAGTTTAATCATTTATGAAGGAAATTATTCGACAGTGAAGGTTCATTGCACATAAAAAATTTGCATTGATGATAGCAACAGGTTTGACTCCGGAAGATTTACCCTTCTCTAATGTCATTTTATACTATCTATAGCTAAGCGTGTAGGTATACTTACACATATACCGTGTagtgcatatataaaatttgcctatatatatacacattatatataatatatatatatatcatattttgtatacatattatatgtatacatatatatttggtaAGAAAGCGAAGTGATCtagaattaaatatacaaatgaaatatttatcgcttttaacatatatattatttcgaaatgttTGATTTATTACTCTACATGCAAAtttgttttcatatataactatatatatatatatatatgtatacatacataaaagaaTTTTGGTCTGTTCGCTTCAATAAAGTTATTGCAATGCTTTTATCGTGTTAaatctgattttttttcttcataagcTGGACGGGGTATAAAACTAGGACATCCCATATATAATAGTTGTCCGGAGAGAGATGGCTCGGTAGTGAAAATAGCACATATTGCCTTTTAAACTGTCGACTTTTCCAGTGAGTGagatgtgtgtatgtatgtacaataaaCGATTGTAGAATAGTGTCGAATGTACCCAGCACCGTAAAGCTTTGCAAGATGCGCGCCTCGatacaatgatatatttaaaaaataaagataaagtagGTCAAATTTCGTATCTTCAAGAGGAACTAGGACAGCTGATGTAGGTAGTATATCTCGGTAATATGTAttgcgataaaaaaataaggttAAGATGGTTTAACCGAGAGATTTGATATAGATAAAGTGTTAAGAgattcttttgtttctatgaaaattattatggaaattattatatttccattttcttctttacgtcCAAATAcgatcattcattctttcaaaCGTTTAacattgagaaatatttttttatgtagatatgtaaatTGCctatgctttttctttttgttgaaaatgtttaaaaaatatataaattatttgttatttagaTTATATTCATTCGATTATAATTGGAATACGATTAAAATCGTATCTGCGACCAATAATATTCTTCATCAAAATTTTAAGTCGATTGAatcaatcatattttttcGTCGTAACGGCGCAGAATCGCGATCGACATAATGGAACGCCTATCGGCGATGGTAGGTCATAATTAAGTGCTCGGTAAATATCACGAAATAGCTATTCGTTTCGAGCAAAGCTGACACGGTAAATACTATAAATAGTTTGAAATATCCATCCTCGGCCTTTACGGTTCATCATaggaaagaatatttaaaaagtagtTAAAACTATGATACAAAATCATAGCATTAGGTACACATTTGCTTCTTCatctatataatacaaattaactacacttttgtatatataatacaaattaactacattttgtaattttaacatagaaattataataagtatTGGCATTAAATAGCTATGATAATCTACAAATATGCAAATATGCAAATGATAGCCATTTAATAACTCATTAATTTTCAgcataatttaataatcaaagaaaaagaatagtacTTTGAGCAAATCTTTACTCGCATTTTtgaattgttttaataaagtCTTTTTTGTAACAAAGAAATGCACAGTCAACAAAAGGGATGGTCATGGGGATACTCCTGGGCGGAATCACGCTCGGTTGTAATTGCTCGACGTTATGCCGCAATATAGTAATAACACACACTCGTATGCAACAATGCACGAATATAAATACTTcagtacacatatatatatatttgcgcggatacaaaaaagaatgagtgagagaggggggagagggggaggggagagagagagagagagagagagagagaaatatgcaTTCGTCATGCGGCATGtacctttctttattttgcttagtcattatcaagaaaaagaaaaatactttcaCCGTCTACTTACCACGAAAAGCgtgcttctattttcttcacAATGAATTTTGCAAATTTCAAAGTAACTacttattgttatcgttttttttttttaaattattacttttactgTAAACTTttgaatgtatatacatgtatagtatgtgtatatatatgtatgtatgtatcattgTTTGTGTCTAATTACTATATGTAAACTGCAACacagtaatatttttatttataatattttatcatttttaattctttctattAAGTTATCCTATTTTGTATAAACATAACATAAATGTGTATGATTGCATCTCATCATTAGtctatattaaatgaaaaatgcaaTTGCTTGATATTTTTggtatactttattttataatttgtgTACGtgatattctttataaatgatgtaatgtttgtttttttgcgataaaaaaaaatacattttgaaTATCAATTCCGAAATttcttaacaataattatgtttcaataaagaaaatttatctattCACAATTTTGTAATACAGTTGGATTTTCGAAGGTAAAGAATTAAACTTAGCTAgtgtaaatttcaaaaaatagcATCGTTCAGTCACCGGGAAAATTGAATTTCACGGTTGCAACGAATCTGGGAAATAAGGATAGAttagagaatttattttacacatgaaagaatatttaaactaAAATAtgacttaatatttttttactttcatattcaaattcacaattttttggagagaaataaatttcttttgacataatattaaattgtatctacgattaaattatatacttagAGTTTGTtctctgtttttatttcagaTATACCAGACATTCCTGAAAACATTAAGAACTTACAAGCATTACAAATTGCAGATTTTAGTAGTAACCCTATTCCTAGGTGAGGGAATCATGTgttattatacgtattaatttatttttgttaataaatttcttgtcACAGAtttcaaatgtattattttaaatatgtttttgtatatttcaGACTTCCCGCAGGGTTTGTAGAGCTAAGAAATTTAACTATTCTTGGCCTGAATGATATGTCCCTTGCAAAATTGCCACCTGATTTTGGAAGGTAAgttcaaaacattttttatataattcacaTGTATtcatatttctaaattttatttggTCAATTCTATTTAGCTTGGAAGCATTACAATCATTGGAGTTACGTGAAAATTTACTCAAGGTTTTGCCTGAATCTCTTTCGAAACTGAGTAAACTTGAACGACTAGACCTTGGTGATAATGAACTTGAAGAATTAGTAAGTTTATGTAATCCATTGTTTAATTTAAGTAATTTCTTGatcacaaaaataattataaaaatactatatttcctctttattctttGTGTATATAATTGTCAGTGACAGTtagatgaatataatttaaaaatttctcaaaTCTTTCATTAGACTGATAAAATAAACTTCTTATGAATGTTATAGCCAGCCCACATAGGAAAATTACCAGCATTACAAGAACTATGGTTGGATCACAACCAATTACAGCACTTACCTCCTGAAATTGGTGAATTAAAAACATTGGCGTGTTTAGATGTTTCTGAAAATCGTTTAGAAGATCTTCCTGAAGAAATAAGTGGTTTAGAATCTTTAACAGATTTACATTTATCACAAAATGTTATTGAAAAGTTACCAGATGGAATTGGTGATCTAAAAAAGTTAACTATTCTGAAAGTTGATCAGAATAGGCTATCTACGCTTAATCCAAATATAGGAAGGTAAAGTTGATTACATTATTtctatcaaattatttaagagctagaattttatatatgtcaaaagaaaattatttgtttcagATGCGAGAATTTGCAAGAATTAATTCTgacagaaaattttcttttagaattaCCTGCATCTGTAGGAAATCTTCTCAATTTAAATAATCTGAATGTGGATAGAAACAGTCTACAAACTTTGCCCACAGAAATTGGTAAGACCACaacactttcttttcttcatttttgtcatattctcatttatattattaaattattgtttattatatattgaaatttgttCTTATTGCAGgaaatttaaaacaattagGTGTGCTTTCTttaagaaataacaaattgaAGTTCCTTCCAATAGAAGTCGGCCAGTGTTTATCTCTACATGTTCTGGATGTATCTGGAAACAGGTGCAATTATCTTTATACTTTatcatatatcttatatttattaacatatatcattcttgtaacattaaatatgtcttattttacatatatataggttaCAATACTTGCCATATTCTTTAATAACTCTCAACCTAAAAGCAGTCTGGTTGAGTGAAAATCAAGCACAACCTATGTTGACCTTCCAAAATGATGTTGATGAAGAAACTGGAGAAAAAGTACTTACATGTTTTCTTCTGCCCCAATTGGAGTATCATCCTGATGGTTCGTATTTTTTTGcgtttatattcttattaacatatttatgaACTAATATAAAACTGTGAATATAGATTCTGGAAGATTAGGTACGTTGGTTGGAATAAGAACTACTGTTCAAGGAGACATACCTGAGCTTAGTGATGATGAAGGATGGCAGGAACGGGAAGCATCTAGAACACATTCGGTAAAATTCACAGATGAACCACCTGAAGCAGATAAGGAGGTGAGCAGTTCGCAACTGGCAaggtttccttcttttttcactcGTCTTTTTCTATACTTACTTAGACAACTTACTTGCATGAAACGAGCTAACTCTTATACatcgttaaattaataatcaaaatatttttattaatacaacaatagatttatttaatgatatttctctactatgttaatatttttaaaatatcgcTACCAATATATTGcaatttaaagatatttgtGAACTATatggatataataatttttattatatattatttaatagattaacaaattttttcatttatgattACTTATGATgcgataaatatattgttttaatatattatagaaacttATACGTAATGTAACATAATATTTGTGTAATAAAATCAGATATGTGAAAacaattagattaaaaatctaatttcttttttatatttaccaatttcacttttatataaatattacacatctatttatgtattaaatattatcttagatataatattttaatgtaataatatcattcatcatactaatatttttatttcagacACCATTTGTTCGACAAAATACACCACATCCGAAAGAACTAAAAGCAAAGGCTCATAAATTGTTTagtaaaggaagaaatgaCAGTAGATCTGGTTCTACTGATGAACAGGTAATTGTTTAaccttttgaaatttattaaagaaaggatagatttatttctacaatttattcttttcaatgaaacttattattcatttttaggATGTTTCCCAAACATTTGGTTTAGATAAAACTGAATCAGAAACATCAATCAAACCCAATGAAGaagtacaaaatataatagaacaaGATCAATTTTCAGAGCATGAAGTTTCTAGAGGCGAACAAAAAGAATTGGAAACATTACCTGATAGTACAGATACTCAAACTAACAATGAAACTGCTGCCTTTTCTTCACAGGGTGCTACAGAACCAACTGTTGTAAGAAAATCAATATGtgatatagttttatttataataatacaatttacattaaaatcattaaaaatgttgataaagaaataaaaacatagaATATTTGTTTACAGAATACAGGTTCTGATGGAACTATATCAGATTTAAAAGGTAAGGATGATGATGAATCTGAAACTGAAGATATGCAAAGGCATGTCGAGTTTTCTGTTATAGAAGACACAGATTATGAAGGATCTGGTGAAACAAGTAAACCAAATAGACTTCATCGTCGGGACACACCacatcatttaaaaaataaacgtattCATACAGCaattgacaaagaaaaagtagcTTCACTTATTGCACAGgtaactttctcttttttttttctttttgatttataacaaaacaagtttattataattagacaATATAGACATGAATTTTCCTGCgactctgtgtgtgtgtgcgtgtgtgcgtgtgcgcgtgtgtgtgtgcgtgcgtgcgtgcgtgcgcacaacaataaatgttattttatatttctttaggcattaatgaaaaaatctgATGAGACTCCTACAACTATTGTTCCTGAACAAGCAGAATCTTCAGAAAATATAGATGTACATAGCCAaggtaatacatatataataagatatatattatatataatgataatatatttttacataaaaataaatcgttaaatataaaGGTTTAATAGATTCATATAAGATCTATAAAATTGCTTAAAGAATCTAGGGAGAAAGTAGAAGATAAGAGATGGTTTCTATAGTGATTATCTTATCTATTAGTCATGTATCAGTATATTGTAAGATGGTGAATGTGTAAAGAGTGtgttaaaaagtattatatactaaatatttttgataaactagttaaaattaaattaaaaaaaaaaaaaaaaagaaattcgtaagaaattactttttattgaatttaatcaTATCATGCctaaaaaatatcgatgttttgttagaaataaaaagaagttaggtaatataattcataaaacaaaagataacaaacatttgttataataaattacaaataacaCTATATAATGTACTTGTTAGGTGCAACATCGGATGTAGAACCAACGTTAGAAGTAAGGGAAGAACAATATGAGATTCATATTGAACGAACGACAGGTGGACTTGGTTTGTCTATAGCAGGAGGCATTGGATCAACCCCATTTAAGGGTGACGATGAAGGCATTTTCATATCCAGAGTTACAGAAGGtagaaaatatgttttataaatccagtatttaaaaattatgtaattaaataaatgtatctgATAACAACATTTAAAGCATAATGTTCTTTAGGTGGACCTGCTGATTTAGCTGGTCTAAGAGTAGGGGATAAAGTAATATCTGTTAATGGAGTTTCAGTAGTAAATGTAGATCATTATGATGCTGTTGAAGTTCTCAAAGCGTGTGGACGTGTATTGATACTAGTTGTATTAAGAGAAGTAACAAGAATAGTGCAATCGTATGAGCAGGtctgatattttataagattctttcttttttcaaacttctttctttttctaataatatttcatctaattctaataatatttcatagaatTCAATGAGAAAGGACTCATTGTGCTCTAGTTTGAGCACAAGTAGAGCACCAAGCGCAACATCTTATGTATCATCTACAGCTTTATCACATAATTTAGAAAATGGTGATACTTGTAATACACATGAAGCTGGGAAGgtaaattcttatatatgttcgattttattttattataatttataattatgttgAACTTTGTTCAGGTAAAGAGGCTTCCTGAACCATTACCTACAAAAGCAGGTAGTGAACCTATGGTGTCTGTTCTTATACATACAACATTAATACGGGACCAAAATGGACTAGGATTTAGTATTGCCGGCGGTGAAGGTTCACCACCAGTTAAAGACAATAGTGATGTAagtgaataataaaacataaattaaatatttcaataagataatataaacaCTGAAATTTTAggctatatatatttcgaggATAACTGATGGTGGAGTTGCACAAAAAGATGGCAAGTTATTAGTTGGAGATAAAGTAATATCtgtaagtttatttttttttctttttggatatatttttgatatctacatatttatGGCTGTAACAGTTGATCCATTTTttgataacaaaatatattaacaactTATTGTTCAACATAAaccattataatttatcttcaGATTAATGGTGTTGAAATGAGAGGAGCCAAACATGAACAAGCAGTAGCTTTACTTACGGGCTTAGAAAGATTTGTTCGACTCGTTGTTGAACGTGAAATGCCATTTTCTCAAGCAAATCCAGCTACAATAGTAACTCCATCTGAGAAATCGCCTCGCGTTATTGGTGCACCTAGACCATATACAGGTTTATATAATGCTAATAGCTATATGGCAAATAGACCAGCTTACGCTGGTTATCGTCGTTCTATGGATGCTGAGAAAACTTTATCTCCAAGCCCTACTTCAAAAACACCACCACCAATAAAATCAGACATGGTGAATGCAGCACCAAAAATGAATGGCATTGGTGATCCAggaaataacgttaaaagCGTTCCTTCTGTGCCGCTTAGTCCAACAAATAGTCAAATTTATCCACAACCTGCTCCAAGACACAGTGTAACGCAGTCAATGGCAACACCAACTACTAATACTAATTCTACACCTACGTCTTCAACGGAACCTAGACCAACATCCCCGTTGGAAGATATACAGGTACCGAAGCCAATCACCAACGAGGAATTTCAGGCCATGATTCCTGCCCATTTCCTTCGACCTCCAACATCCTCACCTTCGCCAGATTCCCATCAAGGTCCTATTGTGACAGTGACAATCAAGCAACCTGACAATCTACCCGGAGATGTTAACTTTCCTCCAGCTCCTACGACAATTGGTAAAGTTACTGAAACCATCACAAAGAGTACACTCACAGAGACCGTCGTTACTAGAGTGACTGATAATCAACTGGTGCAGCCAGTTATTATTGAGGTATGTGCCTAGGTAGCTGCATGTCATACATTACATTTCTAatgttacatttaatttaatattacattaatagcatttttttctttttatatagtttttgGGTTTATCATCCTttggattatatattttatgtatgaatatcgtattttttcatccaatatgttaatttatttatttcactaTATCTTACTTCATATAATAAGCATTTACATGCTATATAATCCATAATATAATTTCCTAATGACTTTATTATACCTCTTTTTAAAGccatatccattttatattttttgcagCATCAAATTTTGATTGTAGTTGAAtgtgtaattttatttattaaggaTAAAATATGTCTGAATGTTTGCTTAtattatctgtttttttttaacttgttTCCATGCTTTGAAGGTAATTAAGAATACAAATCTTAAAgtaaattgaatgaaaatgaatttctataataatctaatttgcatgataattatgtatatctaaaaaaatataataattacgtatgtcgatattatagttcaattataaaattacatttatatcaaatttctaatttttatataattatcatattcaaGATATGAAGAATTTTTGCATgcttaaaatattcatatatacaatattacttAGTTCGAAATACGAATGCAATGCTGAATGCTCGCatattattatgtcttttataTAACTTAAGAAATGTTTTGAATAATTGTATCAAAAAATTAGTTGGGTTTTAAGTTGGTTATATGGGCAATTTATGtgcttctttaatttattcgtaCTGAGTACTTACCCTCAGACATGGAAACAggtaagtaaaataaattatttgaaaatttttcttattatgcttgctaaaaaaaatgtatgtacaaGTTGGATTCTTCACAGTTTTGTCTATAAAATCCAAATTTCTTATATTGGCCATTTTTACATAGTTAGAAACATAaaacattcatatataaatacagatgtactttttatgtttttaaatatttatcttactCCTACATtcagttaattattaatattaataaaatgttaaaattattatatatattgtacttatttgtatatgaatataaaaacaaatacaatattctatgtatttgtaaaaataaaaaagaaataaaacatattaagCTTTGttaaaattcttaattataaagtaataaatgtTTAGGATGTCGTGTTGGTGAAAGAAGGATCACTTGGATTCAGTATAATAGGAGGAACTGATCATTCCTGTACTCCATTTGGTGCAAAGGAACCTGGAATTTTCATATCTCACGTAagtattcatattatataattataattataaatataaaaatgtatattttatttgatgtaCTTACAATTACTGAGAAGTATTGTTACAAGAACATAACATATgtataagcatatatatatatatatatatatatatatatatataatattatatgtatataatattaggtTGTACCTGGTGGTATAGCAGCAAAATCTGGTAAGCTTAGAATGGGTGATAGAATACTGAAGGTAAATGGGACTGATGTAACAAAAGCAACTCATCAGGAAGCTGTAATGGAACTTTTACGACCTGGAGATCAAATTGTACTTACTGTACAGCATGATCCTCTTCCAGAAAGTTATCAGgtaagaaataattcaattttagaTATACAGtgcttacatatataattggtgatttttcatattatattaatttatttaattaacaatataatgaaaaaatttgatataaaaatacaaatacttgtatttttatattatatattattatatatttaaatgataaaaatgtatatgtaaatattacttAACAGATCATCTTcttaaataatctttatatataattcataattgtaaattttatacaattaataagttatagatctatttatatatatttttaatagtattacaagttttttttttttttttttttttttttttttttttttttattaacatcttTTAAAAGAAGCTTACCGCTACCTATCCATTTTTCATAGAGGTGAAACACGCTTTCCAAGTATGCTTGGATTgagtatttaaatttatatcacagttatatttattttttataaacctaatttttcttatttcataatattgaaaagagaaacactATATCtgatgtatttttatatatactggatacttattgtttttttattgttgtaaaaaatatgtttttctgCAATAATTGTAACATTGCGCTTGTAtgtcacatatatacataatacatgtgtattatatagatgatcttcgattttatttagcgattttatttttttttcttttttttcttttattatgctTGTGCTAATAAATGCCTGTAAATTGCAATGAATGGCACTCGATAGTTTACCTATTTTCCTTACTTaatgcaatttttttataatttgtccTACAAGCTGGTCGAAATAGAGTACATCCCTGTGACAGTAAGTACTCAATGCATTTGACCtgttattttgattttaaatattttgcttCCTCCTACACCAAGGCTGTAAACAAGCTCAGCACTGATTCACAGATGATTGCTTATGTCTAGGCAAAACTTTTAGAGAATCATAGTGTTCTTTTTAAATGCTTCCTATGCTTTATATCATTTGTAcaatcataaatttattaaatatttatatttcataaaagtaTAGAAAATTGCTTAAAGTCataaaaaacgaagaataaaaaccacaaatttacatatatatggtataatatttctatgtctaaaaaattgtttaaaatatttaataaaataattatttatataatatataaaatatattataaataaatatcaaaaaatacatctgtcaaaaataaataataatgtattattactttttaggaattagtaattataaaagaacCAGGAGAAAAGTTGGGAATGCATATTAAAGGAGGACTTAGAGGTCAAAAAGGCAACCCCCTTGATCATACAGATGAAGGagtttttatatctaaaattaATTCAGGTGGAGCAGCTAAAAGAGATGGAAGATTAAAggtaaatcaattaaaatttaataaaagttgttcttctcaaatattttattatttatatattaaaaatacattatttggACAGGTTGGCATGAGGTTACTAGAAGTAAATGGAACATCGTTATTGGGTGCAACTCATCAAGAAGCTGTAAACATTCTCCGGTGCTCAGGAAATACAATCACTTTGGTGGTTTGTAAAGGTTATGACAAAAATGAAGTTGAGTCAGTATTACCTTTATCCGATGGCAGAGATTCTAAAGAATCGAGAGTTTCACGAGAGTTTAAAGATCCAGCTACAGATGACATCAAATCATTATCGCAAAGTATATCTAGCTTAGATCGTGATGATGAAGAAGCTGCAACACTTAGACAAGAACAGGAAATGAAAGCCGAGCTTGTAGCATGGGAACAAGAAGAGAGGGAGCGAGCTTTAATTGAACAAAGGGAAAAATCTACTCCTGAGAAAGTAAGTTACACTccattaatatctatttaaagtatttttcaaaacgtatgcttaaaaataatcattttatgttAAAGGTTCTAGATGTAGTGAGAGCAGCAGAATCTCTAGTACATAAATCAAATAGTCCAGTTGATATGGTCGTACCACCGAAGTCCCCAAGTGGTACAAAGGATCTCAAGACTACCACAATCGTGATGAGTAAA is a genomic window containing:
- the LOC124947212 gene encoding protein lap4 isoform X5, with amino-acid sequence MFRYIPIFKGCNRQVEYVDKRHCSLPSVPDDILRYSRSLEELLLDANHIRELPKNFFRLQRLRKLGLSDNEIGRLPPDIQNFENLVELDVSRNDIPDIPENIKNLQALQIADFSSNPIPRLPAGFVELRNLTILGLNDMSLAKLPPDFGSLEALQSLELRENLLKVLPESLSKLSKLERLDLGDNELEELPAHIGKLPALQELWLDHNQLQHLPPEIGELKTLACLDVSENRLEDLPEEISGLESLTDLHLSQNVIEKLPDGIGDLKKLTILKVDQNRLSTLNPNIGRCENLQELILTENFLLELPASVGNLLNLNNLNVDRNSLQTLPTEIGNLKQLGVLSLRNNKLKFLPIEVGQCLSLHVLDVSGNRLQYLPYSLITLNLKAVWLSENQAQPMLTFQNDVDEETGEKVLTCFLLPQLEYHPDDSGRLGTLVGIRTTVQGDIPELSDDEGWQEREASRTHSVKFTDEPPEADKETPFVRQNTPHPKELKAKAHKLFSKGRNDSRSGSTDEQDVSQTFGLDKTESETSIKPNEEVQNIIEQDQFSEHEVSRGEQKELETLPDSTDTQTNNETAAFSSQGATEPTVNTGSDGTISDLKGKDDDESETEDMQRHVEFSVIEDTDYEGSGETSKPNRLHRRDTPHHLKNKRIHTAIDKEKVASLIAQALMKKSDETPTTIVPEQAESSENIDVHSQGATSDVEPTLEVREEQYEIHIERTTGGLGLSIAGGIGSTPFKGDDEGIFISRVTEGGPADLAGLRVGDKVISVNGVSVVNVDHYDAVEVLKACGRVLILVVLREVTRIVQSYEQNSMRKDSLCSSLSTSRAPSATSYVSSTALSHNLENGDTCNTHEAGKVKRLPEPLPTKAGSEPMVSVLIHTTLIRDQNGLGFSIAGGEGSPPVKDNSDAIYISRITDGGVAQKDGKLLVGDKVISINGVEMRGAKHEQAVALLTGLERFVRLVVEREMPFSQANPATIVTPSEKSPRVIGAPRPYTGLYNANSYMANRPAYAGYRRSMDAEKTLSPSPTSKTPPPIKSDMVNAAPKMNGIGDPGNNVKSVPSVPLSPTNSQIYPQPAPRHSVTQSMATPTTNTNSTPTSSTEPRPTSPLEDIQVPKPITNEEFQAMIPAHFLRPPTSSPSPDSHQGPIVTVTIKQPDNLPGDVNFPPAPTTIGKVTETITKSTLTETVVTRVTDNQLVQPVIIEDVVLVKEGSLGFSIIGGTDHSCTPFGAKEPGIFISHVVPGGIAAKSGKLRMGDRILKVNGTDVTKATHQEAVMELLRPGDQIVLTVQHDPLPESYQLVEIEYIPVTELVIIKEPGEKLGMHIKGGLRGQKGNPLDHTDEGVFISKINSGGAAKRDGRLKVGMRLLEVNGTSLLGATHQEAVNILRCSGNTITLVVCKGYDKNEVESVLPLSDGRDSKESRVSREFKDPATDDIKSLSQSISSLDRDDEEAATLRQEQEMKAELVAWEQEERERALIEQREKSTPEKVLDVVRAAESLVHKSNSPVDMVVPPKSPSGTKDLKTTTIVMSKHTLAPQNPTWKEKIGASMDCSSTKSPVSTLTTTANFNRSASTQTLPSPKKKNFTVPKRSITFADLPPVSKESTVGVPFSPTVRYKSISKELFPSMHETFLTQSQISSYPKKTYQNPVQNTQPRFQLPPTPMTAPEYVGKLSSSTCFNKRQIARSVDGKVQVELSPTSSPSPSPVKMSVSDKKKLFESAMEEHLKPSPKPEKVFSFLSQDEVEKMKQEEEKKIATLTRDELKSWAQLDENEGLEDLEDTIDQDDRRPNSRLSSRSSVTLLQNVPSTVRTAKAERRLKERMIQEGLISDEDEESHLTPAEQRALRAEKRAAWRQARLKSLEQDALQAQIVIKKMSEMMDTTDKAETLEDRTDADHISDQEKITEVETLREKIISLELSNAEDEIESITGTGASDAESENEELASQRSGTDMLQEKADSLTSASVTEGAASKQNTNIIVTMTKKKKRKQGRKKNRH